The sequence below is a genomic window from Sneathiella marina.
GATCCCATGGAGGGGCTGGCCGCTAACGCGCCGGTTGTTCGCGACCCTGACGCCTATGCCTACTATAAGGAAGACGCCGGAAAGCTGTTGTTAGGATGTTTTGAGCCAATTGCCAAACCTTGGGGAATGGACGGAATTCCGGAGCGGTTTTCATTTGATCAATTGCCGGATGACTGGGACCATTTTGAACCGGTTCTCGAATTGGCATTGAAGCGTCTGCCCGCATTGGAGACAGCCGGTATTCAGCTGTTCTTCAATGGTCCCGAGAGCTTTACGCCCGACGATCGGTATTTGCTGGGAGAGGCGCCGGAACTCAAGAATTTCTTTGTAGCAGCCGGCTTTAATTCTGTTGGTATCCAATCCGCTGGCGGGGCGGGGCGTGTTCTCGCGGACTGGGTTTTGGATGGGTATCCGCCAATGGATTTGTGGGATGTGGATATCCGCCGGATGATGCCCTTTCAAACCAATCGAAAATACCTGCGCGATCGCACGGTTGAATCTCTCGGTCTTCTTTATGCCATGCACTGGCCGTTTCGTCAGGTTGAATCCGCTCGAGGTGTTAGAAAATCACCCTTACATAGCAGCCTGAATGATGCCGGAGCCTGTTTCGGGGAGCTGGCTGGCTGGGAGCGTCCGAACTGGTACGCGCCTGAAGGTGTCGAAGCCAAGTATGAATATAGCTACGGCCGCCAGAACTGGTTTGAACATAGCGCAGCAGAACATAAAGCGGTACGTGAAAAAGTTGGCCTGTTTGACCAGACATCTTTTGCGAAATTTGAGCTGCAGGGACGGGATGCAACTCGGGTATTAAATCAAATTTGTGCCAACGATATAGATGTCGATATCAGCAGAGTTGTTTATACACAATGGCTGAACCATCACGGAGGGATTGAGGCGGACCTGACCGTGACGCGTTTGGCGACGGATCATTATCTGATCGTCACGTCTGGTACATCGCAAGTTCGTGATTTTAGCTGGCTGAAACGTAATATACCCGAAGATGCGCATGCTATCGCGACAGATATGACATCAGCCTATGCGGTACTTGGGATAATGGGTCCTAATTCACGAGCATTGCTGGCGAGCCTCACGCCGGACGATATGTCCAACGAGGCATTTCCATTTGGGACCAGCGCAGTAATTGACCTTGGTTACGCACGTGTTCGCGCTTCAAGAATAACTTATGTGGGAGAGCTTGGATGGGAGCTGTATATCCCAATGGAATTTGTGCAGGATGTTTATGATGTGATTGTCGAAGAAGGCAAGAACCACGGTCTCATGCATGCAGGTTATCATGCCTTAAACTCGCTCAGAATGGAGAAAGCATATCGGCATTGGGGGCACGACATCACCGATGAAGATTCACCCCTTGAATCCGGCCTTGGTTTTGCTGTGAAGATGGATAAACCAGGTGGATTTATCGGCCGCGATGCGTTACTCGCTCAGAAGGAAAAGGGGTTAAATCGGCGGTTAGTGCTGTTGAAACTGGATGACTCCGATCCATTACTCTACCATAACGAGCCGGTCTATCGAAATGGAATGATGGTAGGCCATATCACTTCTGCGATGTATGGACATACCCTAAAGGCGTCATTGGGCTTTGCGTATGTGGACTGTCCCGACGGGGATACAACGGCAGCCTGTATATTATCGGCGGATTATGAGATTGAAATCGCGGGAGAACGCTTCTCCGCGAGCCCATCACTGCAGCCTCTATATGATCCAAAAATGCTCAAGGTAAAGTCCTGATTTCGTACGACAATCACAGTCTGTTATTTCAAATCCTGTGTAGATTGGTGCCTAAGTATTAAATCATGTGTGTTTAGGTAATCGGATTTTTGACCATGACTGTATTTGGATCGTTACGAATGGGAGAACTGGCTGATTGGCGACGCCAGATCAACGATTTATATGCCAGGATAAGATTGATGGACGACCCGGTGGCCGCCTGGAAACTCTGGCACGAGACAAGATCTCGGCTTTTCAAGCATCATGCCATGTCGCCGGTGCCAGTGGAAAAACGAAGCGAGTTCAAAGAGATAAACGTCTTTTCTTATGATCCAGCATTCAGATATAGTGTTACTCTTCGCCCTGTTGTGCCCATTACGACAGCTGTAGACCTAGGTCCGGATGGTGTCATGACGTATAAAAGCGTGGCAAAAACCTGTGGCCTTGAGGAAAGTTTGGGTTCGGAACTCACGGTCTTTTGGATATTAGGATATGGCGGTGGCTTATTTATCCCTTTTCAGGATCAATCCAATGGGGACACCAGCTTCGGTGGGGGCCGATATATTATTGATGCCATAAAAGGGGCGGATCTGGGCTTAGATCCAGATAGCCGACTTATACTGGATTTCAATTTTTCCTATAATCCATCTTGCGCTATGAATGCTGCGTATGTCTGCCCGCTTTCGCCACCTGAAAACAAAATTTACGAGGCTATAAGTGCTGGCGAAAAACGGGATCGACAGGTGACATAATTCAACACTAGCTTGGCTGAACTTATATGTATAAAGCCAAGCTCGCTAATTAAGGAGTTGTCTCGGTAACCACAAGGCTATTTCAGGGAAAATCGCCACAAGTGACAGGCCAATTAATTGAAGCATCACAAATGGAATAATTCCGCGATAAATTTGCTGAATCTTCACTGTTTTTGGCGCAACCGCCTTGAGATAGAATAGCGCAAATCCAAAGGGCGGCGTCAGGAATGATGTCTGCAAATTAACTGCCAGCAATATGGCAAACCAATAGGTAACCTCAAACTTCGCAACATGATCGCCAAAATCCAGGAGGGCAATTGCCGGCGCGAAAACCGGCAAAACAATCAGTGTAATTTCGATCCAATCAAAGAAGAACCCAAGGATGAACACTAGCCCCATGATCAGGAAAAGAAGCCCCCAAGAGCCAAGTCCAAGCGCTTCAACCGCGTCAATAACAAGATCGTCTCCACCCAAAGAGCGGAAGACGAATGAAAACAGCGTCGCGCCAATGAAAATACCGAAAATCATCGCATTGGTGAGAGCAGTTCTTTCTACGACATCTTTTAAAGTGTCCCAAAAATGCTTTAGCTCAGCGCTCACTCCGCCAGGGGCGGCATGGCTTTCAAGCTTGGAATCAGCCTCTCCGTCAAAATGAAGTTCCTTGACACCCATGGCCGGCAATAAAACCAAGTTAAAAAGACCAAGCAAAATTGCCCCTAAGGCACCAACGCCGGCCGCTTCTGTAGGTGTTGCTAGGCCAGCTAGAATGGAGCCGAGAACGCAGGCGATCAAAATTACAGGCGGCACGAAAC
It includes:
- a CDS encoding TRAP transporter large permease, whose product is MDFVELLPVFMFGALAILLFSGYPVAFILGGVGLAFGVIGIFSGEFMFIQFRSLPSRIFGGIMESLILTAIPMFIFMGTMLEKSGIARDLLNCLQVLLRRVPGGLALAVTLMGTILAATTGIIGASVIMMSLLALPVMLKRNYDAELATGTIAASGTLGILIPPSIMLVIMADLLSRSVGNLFVAAVFPGLILSGLYFAYIVIRCTINPSLAPPLPKDIGPQTTMGVLGMVLRSFVPPVILIACVLGSILAGLATPTEAAGVGALGAILLGLFNLVLLPAMGVKELHFDGEADSKLESHAAPGGVSAELKHFWDTLKDVVERTALTNAMIFGIFIGATLFSFVFRSLGGDDLVIDAVEALGLGSWGLLFLIMGLVFILGFFFDWIEITLIVLPVFAPAIALLDFGDHVAKFEVTYWFAILLAVNLQTSFLTPPFGFALFYLKAVAPKTVKIQQIYRGIIPFVMLQLIGLSLVAIFPEIALWLPRQLLN
- a CDS encoding DUF1684 domain-containing protein, which codes for MTVFGSLRMGELADWRRQINDLYARIRLMDDPVAAWKLWHETRSRLFKHHAMSPVPVEKRSEFKEINVFSYDPAFRYSVTLRPVVPITTAVDLGPDGVMTYKSVAKTCGLEESLGSELTVFWILGYGGGLFIPFQDQSNGDTSFGGGRYIIDAIKGADLGLDPDSRLILDFNFSYNPSCAMNAAYVCPLSPPENKIYEAISAGEKRDRQVT
- a CDS encoding GcvT family protein, with protein sequence MTKTLPEQSQIVIIGGGVIGCSVAYHLTKRGCKDVVLLERSQLTCGTTWHAAGLIGQMRATNNMTQLAKYTAELYAGLEEETGQATGFQQTGSMFVTANTDRLEEIKRTASMATVFGIESHMISPSEIKDLWPLLATEDLIGGLFLPTDGKANPVDITLALARGARSRGANIIEGVGVTDILKEGGRVTGVVTDQGRINAEIVINCGGMWGHQLGRKAGVNVPLHAAEHFYIVTDPMEGLAANAPVVRDPDAYAYYKEDAGKLLLGCFEPIAKPWGMDGIPERFSFDQLPDDWDHFEPVLELALKRLPALETAGIQLFFNGPESFTPDDRYLLGEAPELKNFFVAAGFNSVGIQSAGGAGRVLADWVLDGYPPMDLWDVDIRRMMPFQTNRKYLRDRTVESLGLLYAMHWPFRQVESARGVRKSPLHSSLNDAGACFGELAGWERPNWYAPEGVEAKYEYSYGRQNWFEHSAAEHKAVREKVGLFDQTSFAKFELQGRDATRVLNQICANDIDVDISRVVYTQWLNHHGGIEADLTVTRLATDHYLIVTSGTSQVRDFSWLKRNIPEDAHAIATDMTSAYAVLGIMGPNSRALLASLTPDDMSNEAFPFGTSAVIDLGYARVRASRITYVGELGWELYIPMEFVQDVYDVIVEEGKNHGLMHAGYHALNSLRMEKAYRHWGHDITDEDSPLESGLGFAVKMDKPGGFIGRDALLAQKEKGLNRRLVLLKLDDSDPLLYHNEPVYRNGMMVGHITSAMYGHTLKASLGFAYVDCPDGDTTAACILSADYEIEIAGERFSASPSLQPLYDPKMLKVKS